The following proteins come from a genomic window of Triticum aestivum cultivar Chinese Spring chromosome 6A, IWGSC CS RefSeq v2.1, whole genome shotgun sequence:
- the LOC123131755 gene encoding receptor-like protein EIX2 — protein sequence MSMVKYPMDTLQFSCIQIAIALLLFTQAKSTTEDTPAVHLNDAIPSCVASERSALLAFRAGLSDPANLLSSWKGDDCCWWKGVYCSNTTGHVVELDLQGTYCKTADWSTPVLAGNISSSLLGLKHIQYLDLSCNRFDKIQIPDFIGSLDKLRYLDLSDSMFIGKIPPQLGNLSNLQYLFLASSRWNVGYYSFYNGTYSTDITWLSQLTILEYLDMTLVNLSTIIHWLPVVNMLPTLKFLRLFACQLRTCPDSLQLSNLTSIETLDLSENDFHKRSRPNWFWDLTSLKYLDISENGFYGPFPDEIGNMTAIVELDFIENNLVGMIPSSMKNLCNLEKLSSAGNNMNGSITKLFHRLPNCSWNKLQGLFLGESNLTGSLPSAPVQRLSNLSQLYLAHNSLTGHVPLWIGELTKLKSLVLISNNLDGVIHEGHLSRLENLKELVLSDNSIAIRVSPKWVPPFSLEYIHLRSCQLGPKFPTWLRWQTHASSLDISNTSISDMIPDWFWISASSVKFLNIQNNQITGALPSTMEFISGKEMDFSSNQLGGPIPKLPINITGLDLSQNNLVGPLPLDFGAPRLETLLLYNNMISGAIPSSFCKLRSLQLLDLSGNNLNGSITNCLVNESNTNMTGLSITNLSLRNNNLSGAFPLLLQKCTRLIFLDLSNNQFSGTLPAWIGEKLLSLSFLRLRSNMFYGHIPVELTKLVTLQYLDLAYNNISGSIPRSISNCTGMAQTRGNSDNLRYAFNYISGVNDNVLVVYSENFTVLTKGQERLYTGEIIYMVNLDLSCNSITGEIPAEIGALVALKNLNLSWNNFIRKIPGNIGALIQVESLDLSHNDLSGEIPSNLSALTSLSRLNLSYNNLRGKIPTGNQLQTLEDPESIYIGNPGLCGPPLSWNCPEPELVPSTRDREHQEDGSSDMVLLLFVIGSGYVMGLWVVFCTFLFKRRWSAAWYLLCDSLYDRVYLQVAVTWASLRGKING from the coding sequence ATGTCCATGGTAAAGTATCCAATGGACACACTTCAGTTCTCCTGCATCCAAATAGCCATAGCCTTGCTCTTGTTCACTCAAGCCAAGAGCACCACAGAGGACACACCTGCGGTGCATCTGAATGACGCGATCCCCAGCTGTGTTGCTAGTGAGAGGTCCGCCCTTCTTGCCTTCAGGGCAGGTCTATCAGACCCTGCCAACCTCCTTTCATCATGGAAGGGTGACGACTGCTGCTGGTGGAAGGGCGTCTATTGCAGCAACACAACCGGCCATGTTGTCGAGCTGGATCTCCAAGGCACTTATTGCAAAACTGCAGATTGGAGTACGCCGGTGCTAGCGGGCAACATAAGCTCCTCGTTGCTTGGTTTAAAACATATACAGTATCTCGATCTCAGCTGCAACAGATTCGACAAGATACAGATACCAGACTTCATCGGTTCTCTCGATAAGTTGAGATATCTCGACCTATCAGACTCAATGTTCATTGGGAAGATACCACCACAGCTTGGTAACCTCTCCAACTTACAATACTTATTTCTTGCGTCCTCACGCTGGAATGTTGGTTATTATTCTTTCTATAATGGCACATACTCCACAGATATCACCTGGTTGTCACAGTTAACTATCCTGGAGTACCTGGATATGACCTTGGTGAACCTCAGTACAATTATTCACTGGCTTCCGGTGGTGAACATGCTTCCTACTCTGAAATTTCTTCGTCTTTTCGCTTGCCAACTTAGAACCTGCCCTGATTCTCTTCAGCTCTCAAATCTGACATCTATTGAAACACTCGACCTTTCGGAAAACGACTTCCATAAGCGTAGCAGGCCCAACTGGTTCTGGGATTTAACTAGCCTCAAGTATCTAGATATCTCGGAAAATGGTTTCTATGGCCCGTTTCCAGACGAGATAGGTAATATGACCGCCATTGTGGAGCTTGATTTCATAGAGAATAACCTTGTGGGCATGATACCTTCCAGTATGAAGAACCTATGTAATTTGGAGAAACTGTCTTCTGCTGGCAACAATATGAACGGGAGTATAACAAAATTATTCCATCGATTACCCAATTGTTCATGGAATAAACTACAAGGTTTGTTTCTAGGGGAGAGTAATCTAACTGGAAGCCTGCCATCTGCACCGGTACAAAGATTAAGCAACCTGAGCCAGCTGTATCTCGCTCACAACAGCCTCACTGGTCACGTGCCACTGTGGATAGGAGAGCTCACAAAACTAAAAAGTTTggtccttatctccaacaacctggATGGCGTCATCCATGAAGGCCATTTATCACGTCTTGAGAATTTAAAGGAACTTGTATTGTCAGACAATTCCATAGCCATCAGAGTGAGTCCAAAATGGGTTCCTCCTTTTAGTCTGGAATATATTCACCTTCGTTCCTGTCAGCTAGGGCCCAAGTTTCCAACGTGGCTTAGATGGCAAACACATGCAAGTAGTCTTGATATATCAAACACAAGCATAAGTGACATGATACCGGATTGGTTTTGGATATCAGCTTCCTCAGTAAAGTTTCTGAATATCCAAAATAATCAGATCACAGGAGCCCTACCATCAACAATGGAATTTATATCCGGAAAAGAAATGGATTTCAGTTCTAACCAGCTTGGTGGTCCAATACCTAAGCTTCCCATCAATATAACCGGCCTAGATCTCAGTCAAAACAATTTAGTTGGCCCACTACCATTAGACTTTGGAGCACCAAGACTTGAAACACTTCTTCTATATAACAATATGATCTCCGGCGCCATTCCATCTTCTTTTTGCAAGTTGCGATCATTGCAGTTGTTAGATCTATCAGGAAATAATCTCAATGGGTCAATTACTAATTGCCTAGTCAATGAGTCCAACACAAACATGACAGGTCTGAGTATCACTAATCTAAGCTTAAGAAACAACAACCTCTCAGGTGCATTTCCTTTGCTGCTGCAGAAATGTACACGACTCATCTTTCTTGATCTCAGCAATAATCAGTTCTCTGGGACTTTACCAGCATGGATTGGGGAGAAGCTATTGTCTTTGTCATTCTTACGGTTGAGATCCAATATGTTTTATGGTCACATTCCAGTTGAGCTTACAAAGCTTGTTACTCTGCAATATTTGGACCTTGCATACAACAATATATCAGGGAGCATACCGAGATCTATTAGTAATTGCACAGGCATGGCACAAACAAGAGGCAACTCTGATAATCTTCGGTATGCCTTCAATTATATATCTGGGGTTAATGACAATGTACTAGTTGTCTACAGTGAGAATTTCACAGTACTCACGAAAGGTCAAGAGAGACTATATACAGGAGAAATCATATATATGGTGAATCTTGATTTATCTTGTAATAGTATTACCGGAGAGATCCCTGCAGAAATTGGCGCTCTTGTAGCATTGAAGAACCTGAACTTATCATGGAACAACTTCATCAGAAAAATCCCTGGGAATATTGGCGCCTTAATTCAAGTGGAGTCACTTGACCTATCACACAATGATTTGTCTGGTGAAATCCCTTCGAACTTATCAGCTCTCACGTCACTGAGTCGCTTGAACCTATCCTACAACAATCTGAGAGGAAAGATACCAACAGGAAATCAACTGCAAACACTCGAAGACCCAGAATCTATTTATATCGGCAACCCGGGCCTTTGTGGCCCTCCACTATCGTGGAATTGTCCAGAGCCTGAGCTAGTTCCATCTACTCGagaccgagagcaccaggaagatGGAAGCAGTGACATGGTTTTGCTTTTGTTTGTCATAGGTTCTGGATATGTGATGGGTCTATGGGTGGTCTTCTGCACCTTCTTGTTCAAGAGAAGATGGAGTGCTGCTTGGTACTTGCTCTGTGATAGCCTGTATGACCGGGTTTATCTGCAAGTGGCTGTTACCTGGGCTTCCTTGAGAGGTAAAATTAATGGATAG